The following proteins come from a genomic window of Crassostrea angulata isolate pt1a10 chromosome 1, ASM2561291v2, whole genome shotgun sequence:
- the LOC128169808 gene encoding polycystic kidney disease protein 1-like 2: protein MKNLCILQWKVTFLSDHRPAHVYFYLISVHTGLRRDAGTKSNVQFIVTGELCDSGIRVLNDEKTKGFSASSVKKLFFGTTEPLGDLLYLRIWHDNSGPPGYQSWFLDKVIIDDLQSRDRYFFYCNKWLAIDDGDCKLDRIIPASAPNLISPKTRLTDETQTQITEHHLWLSLLLRPRQSKFTRVQRISCLLALLCLIMISNAMFFRSSSENQNVDQVKFGVLRISSLTLYVSCIGILISTLPVLFASYVFRHINNGLKTKQKSSESKNIDRPYKSNDNLVSLSDVDTDVFQQEDDKFPHWIYYVAWVILAMSVISSCFFLILYSMEWGDTKSEEWLSSFVFSLVESLAVVDPMKVLIIAITSSILFTNWMQENAPKINLWKLRKLSLISRRFQDTNISEIAKYVLPTYDLISEEERMDLRKKCQEKSKATSALRNLVFFIVYIIAIYLISYKERDQRAFHLKQNLDNHLYLGKDGFSTITDKKGFYTWLNETFIPTYYPVNNYASKPLEVVDRQWFQDMASIRVGPARLRQVRMKSGSCKYSKLVGTYPCIETYLERNEDQSLYCLEWKSYNESICGTNDYKNRFYTADSWKYTKASDIWGISRMGEYNTYSGGGYILKFVEDRENAYLLLKELVEHDWINRNTRAVFLEFTMYNPNVNLFVYAMLLTEFPEVGSALTWVDSRTFKPVLNFSSLGFDLVLAYFIFVFYYIFLLFKILRNCSQFGCKTFLKDPWNVVDCISTFLACSCFVTIVVKLDYTSKAVDMFYEDKMTAANRFINYGHIVIWDNSFNFFFAALVFVSTIQILKILGYNKRFTEILSVIAYARRDLLSFGLNLSILIIAFIVFAYLLFGSKNENYRSLFITCGSLANTFIGKNKFDSLVIASPLTAQFFLMTYVFFVIMFMLTIFLSILNKSISAVRAETAGASNSLGMMHIVKNSFRNFVEFFFKPKKIEKLEKYVLFKAKDEVRIPYKALSLRPYHETIPIPDGRIEFLLRISAISLSGEEILIDYQIIDECSLLTVGHGIAEFSGIPTDIAHYAITVTVNEGLSQDTFTQILTMQDHDETTMISINCSLNCKDKAAVSSKLSLVAWCESCSFDDDLQYDWRLWQDENGLGRFTPLQHLFQQGTNQQGFVIPKNVLSQGASYIVTLSAKSADKTEGKVFRKIQTNTAPSGGICTFAHKIDSVPLLSVNCSGWTDDDDNGKAMTYRYETVTKRQLNKGIIDVISIHYDGSESSILDVPIQAGDQDFEYLVTVRTDESTTEEDVMRGIDHLHIDNSLNEPIFIAYREKALELLQCLQSTLHPGCSQFNDRFSLTDIQQIYSTLEAITRYQPYISLEAVNRTTDILVTVNDCLLYATRRNPPPVKNTETISDVVTGETFSSSFYVPPNVINFLMIWNKFDFDNASVYGMLIAVFVIYILLAIILHRQDEKNKQHQVAFLCDHKEEHWYFYLINVYTGFRRGAGTKSNVFFNLTGDYGDSGDRFLNDGKTEEEDNLKVDLEKLGVLASYSGTWETEQNIEKRELPRCSKISKNRIRKLRKKYEDETNARSALRELLSFTIYIIAIYIISVTERDKYSFGVKQNIENYLLYGRNGFNSVRYLFRNRKN, encoded by the exons ATGAAGAATTTATGCATTTTACAGTGGAAAGTGACCTTTCTCTCTGATCACAGACCAGCACATGTgtacttttatttgataagcGTTCATACTGGATTACGGAGAGATGCTGGCACAAAGTCAAACGTACAGTTTATTGTAACAGGGGAACTTTGTGATTCTGGAATTCGTGTCTTAAATGATGAGAAAACAAAG ggATTCTCTGCATCAAGTGTGAAAAAGTTATTCTTTGGAACAACAGAGCCTTTAGGTGATTTATTGTATTTACGAATATGGCATGACAACTCTGGTCCACCTGGATATCAAAGTTGGTTTTTGGACAAAGTAATTATCGACGATTTGCAGAGCAGAGATAG gtattttttttattgtaacaaatggCTGGCTATTGATGATGGAGATTGCAAGCTCGATCGCATTATTCCGGCATCAGCACCCAATCTTATTTCTCCAAAAACGCGTCTAACGGACGAAACCCAGACTCAAATTACGGAACACCATTTGTGGTTATCACTGCTTCTCCGTCCACGACAAAGTAAATTCACACGTGTTCAAAGAATCTCGTGCTTACTTGCCCTGTTATGTTTGATAATGATATCAAATGCCATGTTTTTTCGATCATCCTCAGAGAACCAAAATGTGGATCAAGTGAAGTTCGGAGTTCTTCGAATTTCGTCGCTAACATTATACGTGTCTTGTATTGGAATTTTAATTTCAACTCTACCTGTTTTATTTGCTTCCTATGTGTTTAGACATATAAACAAcggtttaaaaacaaaacaaaaatcttcTGAATCTAAAAATATCGACAGACCTTATAAGAGTAACGATAACTTAGTTTCTCTGTCCGATGTTGATACTGATGTTTTTCAACAAGAAGACGACAAATTTCCTCATTGGATTTACTACGTGGCCTGGGTAATTTTAGCAATGTCCGTTATTTcatcctgtttttttttaatcctataCAGCATGGAATGGGGCGATACGAAATCAGAAGAATGGCTTTCTTCCTTTGTTTTCTCTCTAGTGGAATCCTTAGCCGTAGTCGATCCGATGAAAGTACTTATTATTGCAATAACCTCTTCAATTTTATTCACAAACTGGATGCAAGAAAACGCACCTAAAATCAATCTATGGAAATTAAGAAAACTATCTTTGATTTCGAGAAGATTTCAAGATACAAACATTTCGG AGATCGCTAAATACGTACTTCCAACGTATGATTTGATTTCCGAAGAGGAACGAATGGACTTGAGGAAAAAATGTCAAGAAAAATCCAAAGCAACATCAGCTCTAAGAAACCTTGTGTTTTTCATCGTATACATCATCGCAATTTACTTAATAAGCTACAAGGAACGGGACCAGAGagcatttcatttaaaacaaaatttggaCAATCATCTTTATTTAGGAAAGGATGGATTCTCAACT ATAACagataaaaaaggtttttatacGTGGTTGAATGAAACCTTTATCCCAACGTATTACCCGGTCAATAATTACGCAAGTAAACCCTTGGAGGTTGTAGATCGTCAATGGTTTCAAGATATGGCTAGTATTCGTGTTGGACCTGCCCGGCTGCGACAAGTTCGAATGAAGTCAG gTAGTTGTAAATATTCAAAGTTGGTTGGGACCTACCCATGCATAGAGACGTATTTGGAACGAAATGAAGACCAGAGTTTGTATTGCTTGGAATGGAAATCCTATAATGAAAGCATTTGTGGAACCAACGATTATAAAAATCGTTTTTATACAGCCGATTCTTGGAAATACACTAAAGCTAGTGACATATGGGGAATATCAAGAATGGGAGAGTACAATACATACAGCGGGGGTggatatattttaaagtttgtaGAGGATAGAGAAAATGCTTACTTACTTTTAAAAGAGCTCGTTGAACATGATTGGATCAATCGGAATACGCGTGCTGTTTTTTTAGAATTCACGATGTACAATCCAAACGTGAACCTTTTTGTCTATGCCATGCTACTTACAGAGTTTCCCGAGGTTGGAAGTGCACTCACATGGGTTGACTCGCGAACATTTAAACccgttttgaatttttcatcCCTGGGGTTTGATCTTGTTTTGGCGTAtttcatatttgtattttacTATATTTTCCTGCTATTCAAAATTCTGCGGAACTGTTCTCAGTTTGGTTGTAAGACATTTTTGAAAGATCCTTGGAACGTTGTAGATTGCATAAGTACATTTTTGGCATGTTCCTGTTTTGTGACAATTGTAGTAAAATTGGACTACACGAGTAAAGCTGTGGATATGTTTTATGAGGACAAAATGACTGCTGCCAATCGATTCATAAATTATGGTCACATTGTAATATGGGataattcattcaattttttctttgctgCTCTTGTTTTTGTGTCAACGATACAAATCTTGAAAATTCTAGGGTACAACAAACGTTTTACCGAAATTCTATCAGTAATAGCCTATGCAAGAAGGGATCTGCTTTCTTTTGGATTAAACTTATCCATATTAATTATTGCATTTATCGTCTTTGCATATTTACTTTTTGgctcaaaaaatgaaaactacAGGTCTCTTTTCATAACGTGTGGGAGTCTAGCCAACACGTTTATTggcaaaaataaatttgattcttTAGTCATTGCCTCGCCGTTGACAGCCCAATTCTTTTTAATGACCTAcgtattttttgttattatgttTATGTTAACAATTTTCTTGTCGATCCTGAATAAAAGTATTTCAGCAGTTCGAGCAGAGACGGCCGGGGCTTCAAACTCTCTGGGAATGATGCACATCGTGAAAAATTCATTCAGAAACTTTGTTGAATTTTTCTTCAAAcctaaaaaaatagaaaagttGGAGA aatatgTGCTGTTTAAAGCAAAAGACGAA GTACGTATTCCGTACAAAGCATTGTCTTTAAGACCATACCATGAGACAATACCGATTCCGGACGGGAGAATAGAGTTTCTTTTAAG aatatCAGCGATCAGTCTATCTGGGGAAGAAATACTCATCGATTATCAAATCATAGACGAATGTTCCCTTCTGACTGTGGGACATGGTATTGCAGAGTTTTCTGGTATCCCAACTGATATTGCTCATTACGCCATCACCGTGACAGTAAACGAGGGACTATCTCAAGATACCTTCACTCAAATATTGACGATGCAGGATCATGATGAAACAACAATGATAAGTATTAA TTGTAGCTTGAATTGTAAGGACAAAGCAGCTGTTTCGTCTAAATTATCCCTTGTTGCATGGTGTGAGAGTTGTTCATTTGACGATGACCTGCAATATGATTGGCGTTTATGGCAGGATGAGAATGGTTTAGGACGATTCACGCCATTACAACATCTATTCCAGCAAG GTACCAATCAGCAAGGGTTTGTGATACCAAAGAACGTTCTCTCTCAAGGAGCAAGTTATATTGTCACACTTTCTGCTAAATCTGCCGATAAGACTGAAGGAAAGGTCTttagaaaaattcaaacaaacacGGCGCCTTCTGGGGGAATCTGTACATTTGCTCATAAGATAG ATAGCGTACCACTTCTAAGTGTTAATTGCTCTGGTTGGACGGACGACGATGATAATGGGAAAGCGATGACCTATCGATATGAGACAGTCACCAAGCGCCAGTTAAACAAAGGAATAATTGACGTAATAAGCATTCATTATGACGGAA gcGAGAGTAGCATTTTAGATGTACCAATTCAGGCAGGGGATCAAGATTTTGAATATTTAGTAACCGTTCGT ACTGATGAATCAACGACAGAAGAAGATGTGATGAGAGGAATTGATCATCTCCACATAGACAATTCTTTAAATGAACCCATCTTCATTGCATACAGGGAA AAAGCGTTGGAGCTCTTGCAGTGTCTACAGAGTACACTTCATCCGGGTTGTTCTCAGTTTAACGATCGATTCAGTCTGACAGATATTCAACAGATTTACAGCACCCTGGAGGCAATCACTCGATATCAGCCATACATATCTTTAGAAGCAGTT aatcgTACAACGGATATATTGGTGACAGTTAACGATTGTCTTCTATATGCAACCAGAAGGAATCCACCCCCAGTGAAGAACACTGAAACTATTTCTGATGTTGTAACAG GAGAAACATTCTCATCCTCTTTCTACGTTCCCCCAAATGTCATAAATTTTCTGATGATTTGGAACAAGTTTGACTTTGACAACGCATCCGTATATGGGATGCTAATAGCTGTGTTTGTCATCTACATTTTGTTGGCAATAATTCTACATCgacaagatgaaaaaaataaacag CACCAGGTTGCATTCCTTTGTGATCATAAGGAGGAACATTGGTATTTCTACTTGATAAACGTATACACTGGGTTTCGCAGAGGAGCAGGTACAAAATCTAATGTCTTTTTTAACTTGACTGGGGATTATGGTGACTCAGGAGATCGTTTTCTGAACGATGGAAAAACTGAG GAAGAGGACAACCTAAAAGTTGATCTTGAAAAACTTGGTGTTTTAGCCTCTTATTCTGGAACATGGGAAACGGAACAaaatattg AGAAGAGAGAATTGCCGAGGTGTTctaaaatatctaaaaacagGATTAGAAAACTGCGGAAAAAGTATGAGGATGAAACAAACGCTAGAAGCGCCTTGAGGGAGCTGTTGTCTTTCACTATCTACATCATCGCCATCTATATAATCAGTGTCACAGAAAGGGACAAGTACTCTTTTGGTGTTAAACAGAACATTGAAAACTATCTTCTTTACGGTAGAAATGGATTTAATTCGGTGCGTTATCTATTCAGAAATCGCAAaaactaa